From one Lysinibacillus sp. G4S2 genomic stretch:
- a CDS encoding transporter substrate-binding domain-containing protein: protein MKRKWLLLMLSVMTVIVLAACGAKDKKNEATGDAGADKGGGGEFRVGMEAGYAPFNWTQQDDANGAVKIADNAEYAGGYDVQMAKKIAEGLGKELVIVKMEWDGLVPALQSNKIDAIVAGMSPTDERKQTIDFTENYYTSDFVMVIKKGSKYEKAKSIQDFSGAKITSQLNTSNYNVIDQIKDVQKETAMDSFPAMRVALEAGKIDGYVAERPEGISAAAANDKFTYVKFEKGFKTDISNTSIAVGLRKDDANMEKINEILKGISEDDRQKIMEEAIQKQPAAQ, encoded by the coding sequence ATGAAAAGGAAATGGTTGTTATTAATGCTATCTGTAATGACTGTAATTGTGTTGGCCGCTTGTGGCGCTAAAGACAAAAAGAATGAGGCAACAGGTGATGCTGGTGCCGATAAAGGTGGAGGTGGTGAATTCCGTGTTGGGATGGAAGCGGGCTATGCTCCATTTAACTGGACGCAGCAAGATGATGCAAATGGCGCAGTAAAAATTGCCGATAATGCTGAATATGCAGGCGGCTATGATGTGCAAATGGCGAAAAAAATCGCTGAAGGCTTAGGAAAAGAATTAGTAATTGTGAAAATGGAGTGGGATGGTTTAGTACCAGCACTGCAATCAAATAAAATTGATGCAATCGTTGCTGGAATGTCACCTACTGATGAGCGTAAGCAAACAATTGATTTCACTGAAAACTACTATACTTCTGATTTTGTTATGGTCATTAAAAAAGGTAGCAAGTATGAAAAGGCAAAATCAATCCAAGATTTTTCAGGAGCTAAAATCACATCTCAATTAAATACATCTAACTATAATGTGATTGATCAGATTAAAGATGTACAAAAAGAAACAGCGATGGATAGTTTCCCAGCAATGCGTGTAGCATTAGAGGCTGGAAAAATTGACGGCTATGTAGCTGAGCGTCCAGAAGGGATTTCCGCTGCTGCAGCGAACGATAAATTCACATATGTAAAGTTTGAAAAAGGATTCAAAACAGATATTTCAAACACATCTATTGCAGTTGGTTTACGTAAAGATGATGCAAATATGGAAAAAATCAATGAAATCCTAAAAGGTATTTCTGAAGATGATCGCCAAAAAATTATGGAAGAAGCAATTCAAAAACAACCAGCAGCACAATAA
- a CDS encoding response regulator transcription factor, with amino-acid sequence MPKILLVEDEKHIARFVELELKYEGYDVMVAFDGREGLALASSENFDVLLLDVMLPGINGIEICRRIRTQSKIPIILLTARDAVMDRVAGLDAGADDYIVKPFAIEELLARIRTILRRVTPDEKSGESLQFRDIEIDIAAYEVSVQGDKLDLTKTEYDLLKLLVEHKNKVCTRELILTSVWGYDTDIETNVVDVYIRHLRTKLPGDMNAYIETVRGVGYVMRE; translated from the coding sequence ATGCCTAAGATACTTTTGGTAGAAGATGAGAAGCATATCGCTCGCTTTGTGGAGCTAGAATTAAAGTATGAAGGCTATGATGTAATGGTTGCTTTTGATGGTCGTGAAGGACTTGCACTAGCTTCATCTGAAAATTTTGATGTACTGCTATTAGATGTTATGCTTCCGGGGATAAATGGTATAGAAATTTGTCGTCGAATACGTACGCAATCAAAAATACCTATTATACTGTTAACGGCACGAGATGCTGTGATGGATCGTGTAGCTGGCTTAGATGCTGGTGCAGATGACTACATAGTGAAACCATTTGCGATTGAAGAACTACTAGCTAGAATTCGTACTATTTTGCGTCGGGTGACACCTGATGAAAAAAGTGGTGAATCATTACAATTTCGTGATATCGAAATCGATATAGCGGCTTATGAAGTATCGGTACAGGGGGATAAGCTTGATTTAACGAAAACGGAATACGATTTACTTAAACTATTAGTAGAGCATAAAAATAAAGTTTGTACTCGAGAGCTCATTTTAACCTCTGTTTGGGGGTATGATACGGATATAGAGACAAATGTTGTAGATGTATATATCCGCCATTTACGAACAAAACTACCGGGAGATATGAATGCCTATATCGAAACAGTCCGTGGGGTTGGGTACGTGATGCGTGAATGA
- a CDS encoding HAMP domain-containing histidine kinase, producing the protein MKKLKDYLVHQPLQRKWMLTSSAVIFFSYTIICIVVYLSLHTWLLHDEESKIKRTSDDLVSFLQSQGPNLTIQQIQQNTGLLNSIVDRDQTVRVFNLDGVEILRINNASQAAPLTTMNEITEVSIDKKDAFVINVPIQLGFSQGYIQVIHPLSGFQSLMHYLLTAMLIAGLGALLLSASIGYYLANYLMQPLHALRSSMKTVMDKGFNEPIQLTYTSHDEIGDLMNMYNAMMNELQISFTKQQQFVADASHELRTPIQAIEGHLSLLKRWGKDDPEILEESIDTSLTEIARMRKMIEELLELARREEKDTMSEADAEAVIKGVIEEIKHLHPEARITLSKNEEIGLLFITENALSQIVRNIIENAIRYCEIVPDIQISLSVSEKEVLLKIEDNGIGITEENIPFIFDRFYRVDEARNRQIGGTGLGLSITKMLLEKYNSTVEVKSEKNVGTVFSMKFPLKY; encoded by the coding sequence ATGAAAAAATTGAAAGATTATTTAGTCCATCAACCTTTACAAAGAAAATGGATGCTTACATCTAGTGCTGTTATATTTTTTAGCTATACGATTATATGTATTGTCGTTTATCTTTCACTTCATACATGGTTATTACATGATGAGGAAAGTAAAATCAAACGGACTAGCGATGATTTGGTGTCTTTTTTACAATCACAAGGACCCAATCTTACAATTCAGCAAATACAACAAAACACAGGGCTGTTAAATTCTATTGTGGATCGTGATCAAACCGTTAGAGTTTTCAATTTAGATGGTGTAGAGATTTTACGTATTAATAATGCTTCACAGGCTGCACCCCTTACAACGATGAATGAAATTACAGAAGTGTCGATTGATAAAAAGGATGCCTTTGTCATAAATGTACCAATTCAACTTGGGTTCTCTCAAGGTTATATTCAAGTTATTCATCCGTTGTCAGGGTTCCAGTCATTGATGCATTATTTATTAACTGCGATGCTCATAGCAGGTTTAGGCGCATTGTTACTATCAGCTTCGATTGGTTATTATCTTGCCAACTATTTAATGCAACCATTACATGCGTTGCGCTCATCCATGAAAACGGTTATGGATAAAGGATTTAATGAGCCAATTCAATTAACGTACACTTCTCATGATGAGATTGGTGATTTAATGAATATGTATAATGCGATGATGAATGAATTACAAATTTCATTTACAAAACAGCAGCAATTTGTCGCAGATGCTTCTCATGAGCTACGTACGCCAATTCAGGCCATCGAAGGACATCTCTCCCTCTTGAAAAGATGGGGGAAGGATGATCCGGAAATTTTAGAGGAATCTATTGATACTTCACTAACTGAAATTGCACGGATGCGGAAAATGATTGAAGAATTATTAGAGCTTGCCCGCCGTGAAGAAAAAGATACCATGAGTGAGGCAGACGCAGAAGCTGTTATTAAAGGAGTAATAGAAGAAATAAAGCATCTTCATCCAGAAGCTCGAATAACGCTGTCGAAAAATGAAGAAATAGGTCTTTTATTCATCACAGAAAATGCACTCAGTCAAATTGTTCGTAATATAATAGAAAACGCAATTCGTTATTGTGAAATAGTTCCGGACATTCAAATTTCATTATCTGTCTCTGAAAAGGAAGTGCTGCTGAAAATAGAAGATAATGGAATTGGGATAACAGAAGAAAACATTCCTTTTATTTTCGATCGCTTTTATCGGGTTGATGAAGCTAGAAATCGTCAAATAGGTGGAACGGGCTTAGGGCTTAGTATTACAAAAATGTTGCTTGAAAAATATAATAGTACTGTAGAAGTCAAGAGTGAAAAAAATGTTGGAACCGTTTTCTCGATGAAATTCCCGCTAAAATATTGA
- a CDS encoding diguanylate cyclase: MKYLLSEDIFNELFMGKDFVFLMKKVGDDYQYIRLNQAARALLSHDAIGKMLSTLTSSRNFQIILENYHQAIEKHSQVDYVDYAYFQSEVRKYETSVRPLKDNNEDYILAITKEIHYDRSIEDKFLFMRSMFDHAFFSTVILSAAGAIYEVNSCFMEDFELNNESVKHKLFVDLPIVPKDEVENIQNYLQRAAMGENIGEKLIKFHTLDKKERTYLLSLAPVMQGDNSSAIFLIMQDFTQFTQQKAELRSKSHGLEVFKAALNSATSIAVFDMDGKIIEVNDLFLNASGFTAEELIGQSFNFIKPIYHSVDIIQSINITVGAGDIWRGELCYRTKFHADYWVEAAIVPLKNEFGTTEQYLSINYDITDKKRMLTELKNIERTFRLITENTNDLIVITNEDGIIIYASPSYKIFLGYENVDLQGQFYSDIVDDESKKAWQTFLNNFSGQTDTQFELLLKAKDGTPVWTEGNVTVVHDPEREKVSQIMMVSREITHRKERENNLLYLAYHDTLTQLPNRRFLQKEFPKLMAEAHEQNVCLAMLYIDGDDFKNVNDCYGHDTGDDFIRKFGQVLITAVRSHDLVIRIGGDEFIVVLTGLTQDDKKRHTQIMHIINRIRNELEKGWTIESHHFAPTASIGIAYYPDHGKTLNDLLELSDQALYKAKEFGKNNHYIANAH, encoded by the coding sequence ATGAAATATCTTTTAAGCGAAGATATATTTAATGAATTGTTTATGGGCAAAGATTTTGTCTTTCTAATGAAAAAAGTGGGAGACGATTATCAATATATTCGCTTAAATCAAGCAGCTCGAGCTTTGTTATCGCATGATGCGATTGGGAAAATGCTTTCTACCCTTACCTCAAGTCGTAATTTTCAGATAATTCTAGAAAATTACCATCAAGCAATTGAAAAGCATAGTCAAGTAGATTATGTGGATTATGCTTATTTTCAATCTGAAGTTCGTAAATATGAGACATCTGTTCGTCCGCTTAAAGATAATAATGAAGACTATATTTTAGCCATAACAAAAGAAATTCATTATGATCGAAGCATTGAAGATAAGTTTTTATTTATGCGCTCAATGTTTGATCATGCCTTTTTTTCTACGGTCATCTTATCAGCTGCCGGGGCTATTTATGAAGTGAATTCCTGCTTCATGGAGGACTTTGAATTAAATAATGAATCGGTCAAACACAAATTATTCGTGGATCTACCAATTGTTCCTAAAGATGAGGTAGAAAACATACAAAACTATTTACAAAGGGCAGCGATGGGCGAAAATATTGGAGAAAAACTCATCAAGTTTCATACACTGGATAAAAAAGAGCGCACGTATTTACTTTCACTCGCTCCTGTAATGCAGGGAGATAACTCTTCGGCTATTTTTCTAATCATGCAGGATTTCACACAATTCACTCAACAAAAAGCGGAGTTACGCTCAAAATCTCATGGTTTAGAAGTTTTTAAGGCTGCTCTAAATTCTGCAACATCAATTGCTGTTTTTGATATGGATGGAAAAATTATAGAAGTTAATGATTTATTTTTAAATGCGTCTGGTTTCACTGCAGAAGAACTAATTGGACAATCTTTTAATTTCATTAAACCTATATATCATTCCGTGGACATCATACAATCGATCAATATAACGGTTGGAGCGGGGGATATTTGGCGAGGGGAGTTGTGCTACCGTACAAAATTTCATGCGGATTACTGGGTAGAAGCAGCTATAGTTCCATTAAAAAATGAATTTGGCACGACAGAACAATATTTATCCATTAACTATGATATTACGGACAAGAAAAGAATGTTAACGGAATTGAAAAATATTGAACGAACATTTCGTCTTATTACAGAAAATACAAATGATTTGATTGTCATTACAAACGAAGATGGCATCATTATTTATGCCTCACCATCCTATAAGATTTTCTTAGGCTACGAGAATGTAGATTTACAAGGTCAGTTTTACAGTGACATTGTTGATGACGAAAGTAAGAAGGCTTGGCAAACGTTTCTAAATAATTTTTCAGGTCAAACAGATACACAGTTTGAGCTACTGCTTAAAGCAAAGGATGGTACACCAGTTTGGACTGAAGGAAATGTAACGGTTGTACATGATCCAGAGCGCGAAAAAGTTTCACAAATTATGATGGTGTCCCGTGAAATAACCCATCGTAAGGAGCGGGAAAATAATCTATTATATTTAGCGTATCACGATACGTTAACACAGCTGCCAAATCGTCGGTTTTTACAAAAGGAGTTCCCGAAATTAATGGCAGAAGCGCATGAACAAAATGTGTGTTTAGCTATGCTCTATATCGATGGGGATGACTTTAAGAATGTTAATGATTGTTATGGCCACGATACAGGGGATGATTTTATCCGGAAGTTTGGTCAGGTTTTAATTACTGCTGTACGTAGCCATGATTTAGTTATTCGTATTGGCGGCGATGAATTTATTGTCGTGTTAACGGGTTTAACCCAGGATGATAAGAAAAGACATACACAAATAATGCACATTATTAATCGCATCCGTAATGAACTAGAAAAAGGTTGGACCATCGAAAGTCATCACTTTGCTCCAACTGCCTCCATTGGGATCGCCTATTATCCGGATCACGGTAAAACATTAAATGATTTGCTAGAATTATCCGATCAAGCCTTATATAAAGCGAAGGAATTCGGGAAAAATAATCATTATATTGCGAATGCGCATTAA
- a CDS encoding GNAT family protein: protein MLKHRDLHECTELYELLSHPSVFPFVRQKATSADEYWFMTKQLIEEEAKGFAISRTITDDWGQPIGTISIHDVEDGAGFLGTWIGLPYQGLGYNQKAKMLFLNELFFDYNFHTVFLRIRVENIKSQRAALKLPYVVSANEDHPTLLAQVNRGEAQFNLFKIPKDLFYLTTAHQMAEGEEQAM, encoded by the coding sequence ATGCTTAAACATCGAGACCTACATGAATGTACAGAGCTTTATGAGCTATTATCACACCCTTCTGTTTTCCCATTTGTCCGTCAAAAAGCCACATCAGCTGATGAATATTGGTTTATGACAAAACAACTGATTGAAGAAGAAGCGAAGGGATTCGCTATTTCTAGGACTATTACCGATGATTGGGGTCAACCAATCGGCACCATTAGCATTCATGATGTGGAGGATGGTGCAGGCTTTTTAGGAACGTGGATTGGACTCCCTTATCAAGGGTTAGGTTATAACCAAAAAGCTAAAATGCTTTTTTTGAACGAACTATTTTTCGATTATAATTTCCATACGGTTTTTCTCCGTATTCGTGTTGAAAATATTAAATCACAACGCGCAGCCTTAAAGCTACCTTATGTCGTTAGTGCAAATGAAGATCACCCGACTTTATTAGCACAAGTAAACAGAGGCGAAGCGCAATTTAATTTATTTAAAATTCCAAAAGACTTGTTCTATCTTACAACAGCCCATCAAATGGCAGAAGGCGAAGAACAAGCGATGTAA
- a CDS encoding 2-oxoglutarate dehydrogenase E1 component, which produces MSNNVTTVSSPWSAFSGPNLGYVMEQYDLFLQSPEEVEPELVLLFQQFGAPVVVEGEVAVASNAAAPAGDYKKVLAAVKLADAIRTHGHLAADIYPLKNRELQTAQIEESAFNLSAADLAEIPAAIFFKDVPANVKNGKDAIDYLKSVYTDKVAFEYNHVVTTEERDWIQAQIESGSFKQALASDEKKALLDRLTRVENFEKFIHKTFVGQKRFSGEGLDTQIVLFDEILKISEANNVENVRIGMAHRGRLNVLTHILNKPYDMMFSDFAHVSNDLFLPEDGRLEITKGWTGDVKYHMGASYNRESGMNVKLAYNPSHLEVGNPVVLGTARGAQDDTSKPGQAIHNRTKGLGILVHGDAAFPGQGIVTEVLNFAKTEGFTTGGTIHVIANNMIGFTTELQDSRSSVYSSDPAKGYEVPVVHVNADSPEAVVLVGRFAASYRQKFGKDIVVDLMGYRRHGHNETDDPTVTNPETYKLVAKHEPVRALYGAQLAAEGVVSADEVAALDTAIYAEMQAAYDHVKEMADKDEHKHLEMPEELKVEFPQIDTAVGAERLGKINEELLVFKENFEPQKKLGKILEKRRDAFASAKIDWGHAETLAYATIIQDGTPVRFTGQDAQRGTFSQRHLVLHDKNNGELFTPLHHISGANASFTVHNSPLTEAGVVGFEYGYNLENDHVLSVWEAQFGDFANMAQVMFDNFISGARAKWGQKSGLVILLPHGYEGQGPEHSSSRMERYLQMSAENNWFVANCSNAGNYYHLLRRQAALLGTEGVRPLVVVSPKFLLRHPLAAANADQLANGSFQEVIEQPGLGSKAEAVERVVLGTGKVMIDIADRIKDGEGFDHLHIVRVEQLYPFPKEQVAGIIAKYPNVKEVVWVQEEPKNQGTWNYALETLYDLSEGKKLRYVGRPAMSSTSEGDADSHKAAQAALVEEAVAEPVKVK; this is translated from the coding sequence ATGTCGAACAACGTTACAACTGTAAGTTCTCCATGGTCAGCTTTCTCTGGTCCTAACCTAGGATATGTGATGGAGCAATACGACTTATTCTTACAGTCTCCTGAAGAAGTAGAACCGGAGTTAGTATTATTATTCCAACAATTTGGTGCACCAGTAGTAGTAGAAGGTGAAGTAGCTGTAGCTAGTAATGCAGCAGCTCCTGCTGGCGATTACAAAAAAGTGTTAGCAGCTGTGAAACTGGCAGATGCAATTCGTACACATGGTCATTTAGCAGCAGATATTTATCCTTTGAAAAACCGTGAACTACAAACAGCTCAAATTGAAGAAAGCGCGTTCAACCTTAGCGCTGCAGATTTAGCTGAAATTCCTGCAGCTATCTTCTTCAAAGATGTGCCAGCAAACGTGAAAAATGGTAAGGATGCAATAGATTACTTGAAATCTGTTTATACAGATAAAGTAGCATTTGAATATAACCACGTAGTAACAACAGAAGAACGTGATTGGATTCAAGCACAAATTGAATCAGGTTCATTTAAACAAGCATTAGCTTCTGATGAGAAGAAAGCTTTATTAGACCGTTTAACTCGTGTTGAAAATTTCGAGAAATTTATCCATAAAACATTTGTAGGTCAAAAGCGTTTCTCTGGTGAAGGTTTAGATACTCAAATCGTCCTATTCGATGAAATTTTAAAAATATCTGAAGCAAATAACGTAGAAAACGTACGTATCGGAATGGCTCACCGTGGTCGTTTAAACGTGTTAACACATATTTTAAATAAACCTTACGATATGATGTTCTCTGACTTTGCACATGTGTCTAATGACTTATTTTTACCAGAAGATGGTCGCCTTGAAATAACTAAAGGTTGGACAGGTGATGTGAAATACCACATGGGTGCTTCTTACAACCGTGAATCTGGTATGAATGTTAAACTTGCATACAACCCATCTCACTTAGAAGTAGGAAACCCAGTTGTTTTAGGTACTGCTCGTGGAGCACAAGATGATACTTCTAAGCCAGGGCAAGCTATCCATAACCGTACAAAAGGTTTAGGTATCCTAGTGCATGGTGACGCTGCATTCCCAGGTCAAGGTATCGTAACAGAAGTATTAAACTTTGCAAAAACTGAAGGGTTCACAACAGGTGGTACAATCCACGTCATTGCTAACAACATGATTGGATTTACAACAGAACTACAAGACTCACGTTCATCGGTTTACTCTTCTGACCCTGCAAAAGGTTATGAAGTACCGGTAGTACACGTAAATGCAGATAGCCCAGAGGCTGTTGTACTTGTAGGTCGTTTCGCAGCGAGCTACCGTCAAAAATTCGGTAAAGATATCGTTGTAGACTTAATGGGTTACCGTCGTCACGGTCACAATGAAACTGACGATCCAACTGTTACAAACCCTGAAACATACAAATTAGTTGCAAAACATGAACCAGTTCGTGCTTTATATGGTGCACAATTAGCAGCTGAAGGTGTTGTTTCTGCTGATGAAGTAGCAGCTTTAGATACAGCTATTTATGCAGAAATGCAAGCAGCTTATGACCACGTAAAAGAAATGGCAGATAAAGATGAGCACAAACATCTTGAAATGCCAGAAGAATTAAAAGTAGAATTCCCACAAATTGATACAGCAGTTGGTGCGGAACGTCTAGGGAAAATTAACGAAGAGCTTTTAGTATTTAAAGAAAACTTCGAGCCACAGAAAAAACTTGGCAAAATTTTAGAAAAACGCCGTGATGCATTTGCTTCTGCAAAAATCGACTGGGGTCATGCAGAAACATTAGCATATGCAACAATTATTCAAGATGGCACACCAGTACGTTTTACAGGTCAAGATGCACAACGTGGTACGTTCTCTCAACGCCACTTAGTGTTACATGATAAAAACAATGGCGAATTATTTACGCCACTTCACCATATTTCTGGTGCAAATGCTTCATTTACAGTGCACAACTCTCCACTGACAGAAGCAGGGGTAGTAGGCTTTGAATATGGTTATAATTTAGAAAATGACCATGTATTATCAGTTTGGGAAGCTCAATTCGGTGACTTTGCAAACATGGCACAAGTGATGTTCGATAACTTTATTTCAGGTGCACGTGCTAAATGGGGTCAAAAATCTGGTTTAGTAATTCTTTTACCGCATGGTTATGAAGGTCAAGGTCCAGAACACTCTTCTAGCCGTATGGAACGTTATTTACAAATGTCAGCTGAAAATAACTGGTTCGTTGCAAACTGTTCAAACGCAGGCAACTACTACCACTTATTACGTCGTCAAGCAGCATTATTAGGAACAGAAGGTGTTCGTCCGCTTGTAGTGGTATCACCTAAATTCTTACTTCGTCACCCATTAGCTGCTGCTAATGCTGATCAATTAGCAAATGGCTCATTCCAAGAAGTAATTGAGCAACCAGGTCTAGGTTCAAAAGCAGAAGCTGTAGAGCGCGTTGTATTAGGAACAGGTAAAGTAATGATCGACATCGCAGATCGTATTAAAGATGGTGAAGGCTTCGATCACTTACACATTGTTCGTGTAGAACAACTTTACCCATTCCCAAAAGAGCAAGTTGCTGGTATTATTGCTAAGTATCCTAATGTAAAAGAAGTTGTATGGGTACAAGAAGAACCTAAAAACCAAGGTACTTGGAATTATGCATTAGAAACATTATATGATCTTTCTGAAGGTAAAAAGCTACGTTATGTAGGTCGTCCTGCAATGAGCTCTACTTCTGAAGGTGATGCAGATTCTCATAAAGCAGCTCAAGCCGCACTTGTAGAAGAAGCAGTTGCTGAGCCTGTAAAGGTTAAATAA
- the odhB gene encoding 2-oxoglutarate dehydrogenase complex dihydrolipoyllysine-residue succinyltransferase, with protein sequence MAEIKVPELAESITEGSIAQWVKKVGDRVEKGEFIVELETDKVNAEIISEEAGVLTQILAEEGDTVLVGQVIAVVEAGEGAAAAPAPAAAPVEATPAPAAPQAAPAPVAAAPVVEETSGERVIASPAARRLAREKGIDLAAVSPVDPQGRVRVQDVAAHGTAPVAAPQAAPAAPKAVAAVDESRVTVEKMSRRRQTIAKRLLEVKQSTAMLTTFNEVDMTNVMALRSRKKDQFFESTGSKLGFMSFFTKAVVAALKKYPYVNAQIAGDEIHLNNFFDIGVAVSTEEGLVVPVVRDADRKNFAEIEDSIADLAKKARDKKLGLADLQGGSFTITNGGVFGSLMSTPIMNGTQAGILGMHTIKKRPVEVNGEVEIRPMMYLALSYDHRIIDGKDSVGFLKTVKELLENPEDLLLNS encoded by the coding sequence GTGGCTGAAATTAAAGTCCCTGAATTAGCAGAATCGATTACAGAAGGTAGTATCGCACAGTGGGTAAAAAAAGTGGGCGATCGCGTTGAAAAAGGTGAATTCATCGTTGAACTTGAAACAGATAAAGTAAACGCTGAAATCATTTCTGAAGAAGCGGGTGTATTAACTCAAATTTTAGCTGAAGAAGGCGATACTGTACTTGTAGGTCAAGTAATCGCAGTTGTAGAAGCTGGCGAAGGTGCAGCAGCAGCTCCAGCTCCAGCAGCAGCTCCAGTTGAAGCAACACCAGCTCCAGCAGCGCCACAAGCAGCTCCAGCTCCTGTTGCAGCAGCTCCAGTTGTAGAAGAAACTTCTGGTGAGCGTGTAATCGCATCTCCAGCAGCACGTAGACTTGCTCGCGAAAAAGGTATTGACCTTGCTGCTGTATCTCCAGTAGATCCACAAGGACGTGTACGTGTACAAGACGTTGCAGCTCATGGTACAGCTCCAGTAGCAGCACCACAAGCAGCTCCAGCAGCACCTAAAGCAGTTGCAGCTGTAGATGAATCACGTGTAACAGTTGAAAAAATGAGCCGTCGTCGCCAAACAATTGCAAAACGCTTACTTGAAGTAAAACAATCTACTGCAATGTTAACAACATTTAACGAAGTAGATATGACAAACGTTATGGCATTACGTTCTCGTAAAAAAGACCAATTCTTCGAGTCAACTGGTTCTAAACTTGGTTTCATGTCATTCTTCACTAAAGCTGTAGTTGCAGCACTTAAAAAATACCCATATGTGAACGCACAAATCGCTGGTGATGAAATTCACTTAAACAACTTCTTCGATATCGGTGTAGCTGTATCAACAGAAGAAGGTTTAGTAGTACCAGTTGTACGTGACGCTGACCGCAAAAACTTTGCTGAAATTGAAGATTCAATTGCAGACCTAGCTAAAAAAGCACGCGATAAAAAATTAGGTTTAGCAGATCTTCAAGGTGGCTCATTCACAATTACAAACGGTGGGGTATTCGGTTCATTAATGTCTACACCTATCATGAATGGTACACAAGCTGGTATCCTAGGTATGCACACGATCAAAAAACGTCCAGTTGAAGTGAATGGTGAAGTAGAAATTCGCCCAATGATGTACTTAGCACTTTCTTATGACCACCGTATTATCGATGGTAAAGATTCTGTAGGCTTCCTTAAAACTGTAAAAGAACTTCTAGAAAACCCAGAAGATTTATTATTAAATTCTTAA
- a CDS encoding undecaprenyldiphospho-muramoylpentapeptide beta-N-acetylglucosaminyltransferase encodes MKQQTIILTGGGTAGHVSLNQAILPSLLELGYDVHYIGSDQGIEKELIGEAFPNVPFYGISSGKLRRYFSMKNFTDPFKVLAGIMQAFRIIKKVKPQVIFSKGGFVSVPVVMAAKLAGVPVVIHESDVTPGLANKIALPFASHIFTIFEETLQHLPKEKATCTGSIIRQELFMGNRAKGLSQCSFTTLKPVLLVMGGSLGSVVLNDALRQNLPELVKQFQIIHLCGKGNYDKSFESMPGYKQFEYVTTELPDLLHAADFIVSRAGSNSIFEFLALHKPMLLVPLSAQKSRGDQILNANLFKRQGYAEVLQEEELTKESFKKSVHVLTERKEEMVATMEKTQRPKTPDEMAKLILQYKK; translated from the coding sequence GTGAAACAACAAACAATCATTTTAACCGGTGGAGGGACAGCTGGTCATGTATCGCTCAATCAAGCGATACTCCCGTCTTTACTAGAACTAGGTTATGATGTCCACTATATTGGGTCAGACCAGGGCATTGAAAAAGAATTAATAGGCGAGGCATTCCCTAATGTTCCGTTTTACGGTATTTCAAGTGGAAAATTGCGTCGTTATTTCTCAATGAAAAATTTTACTGACCCATTTAAAGTGCTTGCTGGAATTATGCAGGCTTTTCGTATTATCAAAAAAGTGAAGCCGCAAGTTATTTTTTCAAAGGGTGGCTTTGTTTCTGTACCCGTTGTCATGGCTGCGAAACTTGCTGGTGTTCCTGTGGTCATCCATGAATCAGATGTTACACCAGGCTTAGCCAATAAAATTGCGCTACCATTTGCATCACATATCTTTACAATTTTTGAAGAAACATTGCAGCACTTACCGAAAGAAAAGGCAACGTGCACAGGATCCATTATTCGCCAAGAGTTATTTATGGGAAATCGAGCGAAAGGGTTATCCCAATGTAGCTTTACAACATTAAAACCTGTCCTGCTTGTAATGGGAGGGAGTTTAGGTTCAGTTGTCTTGAATGATGCACTTCGTCAAAATTTACCCGAGCTTGTCAAACAATTTCAAATCATTCATTTGTGCGGTAAAGGGAATTATGACAAATCATTCGAGTCTATGCCTGGTTACAAGCAGTTTGAATATGTGACAACAGAATTACCGGATTTATTACATGCGGCAGACTTTATCGTCTCACGTGCAGGTTCCAATTCGATTTTTGAATTTTTAGCACTTCACAAACCAATGTTGTTAGTGCCTTTATCTGCACAAAAAAGTCGCGGCGATCAAATATTAAATGCCAACTTATTTAAAAGACAAGGCTACGCAGAAGTATTACAAGAGGAAGAGTTAACAAAGGAATCCTTTAAAAAATCGGTTCATGTGCTGACAGAGCGCAAAGAAGAAATGGTCGCGACTATGGAAAAAACGCAAAGACCGAAAACGCCAGATGAAATGGCGAAACTGATTTTACAATATAAAAAGTAA